Proteins from a single region of Gasterosteus aculeatus chromosome Y, fGasAcu3.hap1.1, whole genome shotgun sequence:
- the LOC120812245 gene encoding zinc finger homeobox protein 3-like isoform X2: MDSGEGGGGGDGGGGEERDADLSPRALSLPLLTPAVSTEQGSSSHTSAMAPAKEPLTLPQQGDEEAEGSEAREETRGGEQKEGGRHSKENGACQKQGMKEDFGEAYLSAQGKEEGEVLVGVVGASVTRGLSAALSSKGEEEEEEEDDEEEEEDDEEEEEEAAAKEEEEAISNQSLTKSKCSLLPQQSQHSSSSSTAKASGTLNSKIAASPKPSPITSTSPKSSPLLSNSPKHFTCPSSFSALLSETEVKDIKGDQGWISEFPQSFKTQQSTLAFQLAGMEPASAATEDNGPAGVSHSPISNGDGAKAPEPNDSQLDTEVDDERDKEEEQKEAVLKNLNQDLSPNSLTSHMTIMHSRNSCKTLKCPNCNWHYKSQHTLQVHMKEKHPETGGQCVCAASGVKCVCGAATRGVCAYCSSGKPHPRLARGETYACGYKPYRCEVCDYATSSKGNLSIHMQSDKHLNNVQNGGHSNGSVRTSHITGNNNSSSSSFSNGNAADEPTYKPPLSTPTATTLPAKLTPPAHTHSHSKRWRCDVCDYETSIARNLRIHTTSEKHTHNMLRLQRGYYLSHCRSLAPQLKHLQSAGAELSLNMRLTSQQVADQPVTLGSTLTPSPSPSPSPPPAPTLSPTEPLSQGGVFQCLVCSCFSSDSLESVEQHLNAPRSLPQPEWCSLVAGGCHCRLCGYTTQLRANFSLHCQTDRHRTRYQLAAHLQEGGDRGEEGAALIAKGNPIQVWCNLCDYVTGSLDKLRGHSLSSHHKASARVYQFLQQYDGEVDGGSWLFHCLLCNHSSSSKLQVLKHSQTPTHQQREGLLQLEPMGGEELAAIFTIRKSPDGVTELSEDIETSSETSAGPLDTTKDTCNLGTKQISKETEPTREEESEKRESFPSAKRPSSECEEMENSISTKRPRIHQQNPNQQTVQCPLCQVKLQHTHLRQHLTHVHNVAQDCVDKLISTVTLSKEQPQPKLQAKPQTEDSSVCVDLQNNQGISVESTEGDVAAPKDVTALLTPPLEDNTTHPYNGRLAPQSPIQTPPSSPTGDPPPLSDRHGYRFRCSSCSLAFPTQEKLQLHWQYHAMRAATECPLCACRCRSQEALQRHMQNTHSQLDNTQGQDTLSPPHTAQYMEQNKSSVQKDFSLSPQAGQEAVEGEYEEMEEEALGMEGKEEQKEEVQLKENDVNGEIDGEDEVSTEPDKGSNVEIVTEPTSGFLVKKDSNPTMDRYLDPARPYKCTICSESFTQKTILLVHYNSVSHLHRARRALQDSGTGVAVLEAPRGPDPRPYRCRLCGVGYSQSSTLDIHLRSVLHQTRARAAQNSAPQTPASSVGASVPTTLTSAPNKEETSKGLPFSKRPDVTCSTSVLLGPGVETDAQRTLSIPTESQQAKSRVAELIASRNQLMLIQQQQLAQAQAQAHAQLQQHTALLQSQLMQHLPLGTENLLKQHFSLAPDNLLSLQQQLLLPFYLSGDMNFNPELSVKNPELSQLVCANSIPKEPVTVEVKKECQTQIDENQTQRQHSNSTVSQLKDRVPCEANVEAGGSGSANNKFEQGHSNSNQDEGKEERPVPSFKNKCQKAETDSSSFTRHGLQCSPPRVPYAAVNGETVRALLQSYGYELALQYIQSRHRHQQQISIHMIPDKPWGSDNDKMEGYSKEEKVELSGLQDVKPEGCINDDKELQGNKEIQSLPHDKTNQEEESVKKERGCCGKGEKCRDCGKVFSDALILKSHREYIHRKLFPTPALERFSREYRLQYDQMYPLTQPKSVDNPNASASAPVPSLKSEPAMETVMSQVKSLEPSPAPSFSDPITNACALATDLSTTTPTPSSSPPLIPQSQEYPQQESPTTSTAATATSQTTTPAKDTPLTLQKILMLPPGLSQLPIAQRPLPNLPLSHIPFPMDLPLLSPVVMQSVGLQPQTWLDSSMNPQLAKLYQSQLNTALLGQQPQLSPSLLVQQSQPSPALQGQPSQINSTLIGQPSQHSPIQTGQQPQVSPTIHEHQGKRTRTRISEEQLTVLRKHFDINSLPSDGDMNKMSGLSGLPHKVIKHWFRNTLFKERQRDKDSPYNFNNPPTIALEEPRKVAQPQPLSLSPCLLSPALPAHTSPQAHTTDLPRGEPNRGRRSSRTRFTEQQLETLQKVFKATPYPREEEYDRMSALLSLPNRVIVVWFQNARQRARKNQERGTDDGSEGKNQHDNIHRQRTGLYKNDDEDNSCGDEAKGESPNENSMDLTYEYYTNPDSPVDPCSSCMESEHTTVNGEPPPVTRKQEDKTTSSRANKSLDLVQTPNEISDVDIQCKEVAKAKKTVSTPPPEPNLQPEITPERPRPHSSSSSSQKDVPAIASTAHSSQGHRCNPPSDPAVEKPVDTSPSVPAASESDTSYIRLPDATSCLSTETQQKKQPQTQAQFQCSLCPVSLPSFQLWQEHQNKHLLAAQSQVQFLHSGFTDRTMPYMMLHPNNTLMASQMMSQMHSNPTHSMISHLNSIQMNNTLSDHSSNNLTNLSQSSLTPMKQSSKLMWETNFEGQRGVGEIEEEHRRDKRQRTTITPEQLEVLYQRYSMDSNPTRGVLEGIARDVGLTRRVVQVWFQNTRARERKGQFRSMGPGSSFSLGLNHLRCPFCRALFKVKSALDAHMRSRHWAEAERAGYNLSMSNGSNGPIGMAMSSVMDRPGPSISSNPIPNNGYVILNKELSMKPPVTSLTTDLNNPEEDDDYEEDDEEYPCEEGSSVVDQGSPSPEGSGGPSSDWGDTLSLQQHQHQQQRQRTQMSHYQVLQLRDFYRSHRTPNRHDCETLGQELGLPHRVVQVWFQNARAKEKRARSLSSDSAEREQAELSAGAGERDRA; this comes from the exons AAATCCAAATGTTCTTTATTACCTCAACAGAGCCAGCACAGCTCTTCTTCCAGCACTGCAAAGGCCAGTGGCACACTCAACAGCAAAATTGCCGCCTCTCCAAAGCCCTCCCCCATTACTTCCACCTCTCCAAAGtcctcccctcttctttccAACTCTCCAAAGCACTTCACTTGTCCGTCCTCCTTTTCAGCCCTGCTGAGCGAGACAGAGGTAAAAGACATTAAGGGAGATCAGGGCTGGATTTCTGAGTTTCCCCAGAGCTTTAAAACCCAGCAGTCTACCCTGGCGTTTCAACTGGCAGGTATGGAGCCTGCCAGTGCAGCTACTGAGGATAATGGGCCAGCGGGGGTTTCTCACTCTCCCATTTCCAATGGAGATGGTGCCAAAGCTCCAGAACCAAATGACAGCCAGCTAGACACAGAGGTGGATGacgagagagacaaagaagaagaacagaaagAAGCTGTCCTTAAAAACCTCAACCAAGACCTCTCTCCTAATTCCCTGACCAGTCACATGACCATAATGCACTCCCGCAACTCCTGCAAGACGCTGAAATGCCCCAACTGTAACTGGCACTATAAGTCCCAACATACTCTGCAAGTCCACATGAAGGAGAAACACCCAGAGACGggaggccagtgtgtgtgtgcggcctccggggtaaagtgtgtgtgtggcgctgcAACGCgaggtgtgtgtgcatattgCAGTTCGGGAAAACCCCATCCTCGCTTGGCCCGTGGCGAGACCTATGCCTGTGGCTACAAGCCCTACCGCTGTGAGGTGTGTGACTATGCTACCTCATCGAAAGGCAACCTCAGCATACACATGCAGTCGGATAAACACCTTAATAACGTCCAAAACGGAGGACACTCGAATGGTAGCGTGCGCACTTCCCACATTAccggcaacaacaacagcagcagcagcagcttctccaaCGGTAACGCGGCGGATGAGCCCACGTACAAGCCCCCGCTCTCTACACCCACGGCCACCACCCTGCCCGCCAAGCTCACACCACCGGCGCACACTCACTCTCATAGTAAGCGGTGGCGGTGTGACGTGTGCGACTATGAGACCAGCATCGCCCGCAACCTGCGCATACACACCACCAGCGAGAAACACACCCACAACATGCTGCGGCTCCAGAGAGGTTACTACCTGTCGCACTGTAGAAGTCTCGCCCCTCAGCTGAAACACTTACAGAGCGCAG GTGCAGAGCTCTCCTTGAATATGCGACTGACCAGTCAGCAAGTCGCAGATCAACCAGTCACCCTTGGGTCTACGCTtactccttctccctccccctccccctcacctcctccagcccCGACTCTGTCCCCCACTGAACCCCTCTCCCAGGGGGGCGTGTTTCAATGCCTTGTCTGCTCCTGCTTTTCGTCTGACAGCTTAGAGTCCGTGGAGCAGCACCTGAACGCCCCTCGATCTCTGCCCCAGCCTGAGTGGTGCTCCCTGGTCGCTGGCGGCTGCCACTGCAGGCTGTGCGGCTACACCACCCAGCTGAGGGCTAACTTCTCCTTACACTGCCAGACGGACAGACACCGCACCCGCTACCAGCTCGCCGCTCACCTCCAGGAGGGCGGGGATAGGGGCGAGGAGGGGGCGGCCCTTATTGCCAAGGGCAACCCCATCCAGGTGTGGTGCAACCTGTGCGACTACGTGACCGGCAGTTTGGATAAGCTGCGAGGACATTCCCTCAGTTCACACCACAAAGCCAGCGCCCGGGTTTACCAA TTCCTGCAGCAGTATGACGGGGAGGTTGATGGGGGATCATGGCTGTTCCATTGTCTCTTATGCAACCACTCATCCTCTTCTAAACTACAAGTACTGAAACACAGTCAAACCCCAACCCATCAGCAGAGGGAAGGGCTGCTACAGCTGGAGCCAATGGGTGGAGAGGAGTTGGCAGCCATTTTTACCATCAGGAAAAGCCCTGACGGTGTCACAG AGCTCAGTGAGGATATTGAAACCTCCAGTGAGACCTCCGCTGGTCCTTTGGACACAACCAAAGACACTTGTAACTTGGGGACAAAGCAGATTTCTAAAGAGACAG AACCGACTAGGGAGGAGGAAAGCGAAAAGAGGGAGTCGTTTCCATCAGCCAAGCGTCCATCCTCTGAATGTGAGGAAATGGAAAACTCCATCTCAACCAAACGTCCCAGAATACACCAGCAAAATCCAAACCAGCAG ACTGTCCAGTGCCCTTTGTGCCAGGTTaaactccaacacacacaccttcggCAGCATCTCACGCACGTGCACAATGTGGCACAGGACTGTGTAGACAAGCTCATCAGCACA GTCACACTATCCAAGGAACAACCGCAGCCTAAGCTGCAGGCAaaaccacagacagaagattCTAGTGTCTGTGTTGATTTACAGAACAACCAAG GCATTTCAGTTGAGAGCACTGAGGGAGATGTAGCCGCACCCAAAGATGTCACAGCTCTACTCACCCCACCCCTAGAAGACAACACCACTCACCCTTACAATGGCAGACTGGCTCCTCAGTCCCCAATTCAGACCCCTCCTTCCTCGCCAACTGgcgacccccctcccctttctgaTCGCCATGGTTACCGGTTCCGTTGCAGCAGTTGCAGCTTGGCGTTCCCCACTCAAGAAAAGCTCCAGCTGCACTGGCAGTACCATGCCATGAGGGCGGCAACAGAGTGTCCGCTCTGCGCTTGCCGGTGCCGCAGTCAAGAGGCCTTGCAGAGACACATgcagaacacacactcacagctggACAACACACAGGGACAGGATACACTCTCACCGCCTCACACCGCTCAATACATGGAGCAAAATAAGAGTTCAGTTCAAAAAGATTTTAGTTTATCACCTCAAGCGGGTCAAGAAGCAGTAGAGGGTGAGTatgaagagatggaggaagaagccCTAGgcatggagggaaaggaggaacAAAAAGAGGAAGTACAGTTGAAAGAGAATGACGTAAACGGGGAAAtcgatggagaggatgaagttTCGACTGAGCCAGACAAAGGGTCAAATGTGGAGATCGTAACAGAACCTACTTCAGGCTTCCTGGTCAAAAAGGACTCCAATCCCACAATGGACCGCTATCTGGATCCAGCCAGGCCCTACAAATGCACAATATGCTCTGAATCCTTTACCCAGAAAACCATTCTTCTGGTCCACTATAACTCTGTGTCCCATCTCCACCGGGCCAGAAGGGCGTTACAGGACTCTGGCACAGGTGTTGCTGTCCTCGAGGCTCCCCGTGGCCCAGATCCTAGGCCCTACCGATGCCGATTGTGTGGAGTGGGCTATAGCCAGAGCTCCACGCTGGACATACATCTTCGCTCCGTTCTTCATCAGACTAGAGCTCGTGCTGCCCAGAACTCGGCACCACAGACCCCAGCATCAAGTGTGGGGGCTTCAGTCCCCACTACTCTTACTTCGGCTCCCAACAAAGAAGAAACATCAAAGGGTTTGCCATTCTCCAAGAGGCCAGATGTAACCTGTTCAACCTCTGTACTATTAGGCCCTGGTGTAGAAACTGACGCCCAGCGAACCCTCTCTATCCCAACTGAAAGCCAGCAGGCTAAAAGTAGAGTTGCAGAACTTATAGCGTCAAGAAATCAGCTAATGTTAATACAACAGCAGCAGTTAGCCCAGGCTCAGGCACAGGCCCACGCTCAGCTACAGCAACACACAGCTCTGCTCCAGTCCCAATTGATGCAGCACCTTCCCTTAGGGACAGAAAATCTCCTTAAACAACACTTCTCCCTGGCACCAGACAACTTGCTCTCTCTGCAACAGCAACTTCTTTTGCCCTTTTATTTGTCAGGGGACATGAATTTTAACCCAGAATTAAGTGTTAAGAACCCAGAACTTAGTCAGTTAGTATGTGCCAACTCCATCCCCAAAGAACCAGTTACGGTGGAAGTTAAAAAGGAGTGCCAAACTCAAATAGATGAGAACCAAACCCAGAGACAACATTCAAATTCAACTGTTAGCCAATTAAAGGATCGTGTGCCGTGTGAAGCCAATGTTGAAGCTGGCGGCAGTGGATCCGCCAACAACAAGTTTGAACAAGGACACAGCAATTCTAATCAAGacgaaggaaaagaagaaaggcCTGTTCCTAGTTTTAAAAATAagtgtcagaaagcagaaaCGGATTCCTCTTCATTTACTCGCCATGGATTGCAATGTTCTCCTCCCAGAGTTCCCTATGCAGCTGTGAATGGCGAGACTGTTCGGGCCCTGCTCCAGAGTTATGGCTATGAGTTGGCACTGCAATACATACAAAGTAGACATAGACACCAGCAGCAAATATCAATCCATATGATACCAGATAAACCATGGGGCTCTGATAATGACAAGATGGAGGGTtactcaaaagaagaaaaagttgaGTTAAGTGGACTACAGGATGTAAAGCCAGAAGGCTGTATCAACGATGACAAAGAATTACAAGGCAACAAAGAGATCCAAAGTTTGCCACATgacaaaacaaatcaagaaGAGGAATCtgtaaagaaagagagaggttGTTGTGGAAAGGGAGAAAAGTGTAGAGACTGTGGCAAGGTTTTTTCAGATGCCTTGATTCTGAAAAGTCACCGGGAGTACATTCATAGGAAACTGTTTCCTACTCCTGCACTGGAGAGATTTTCCAGGGAGTACAGGCTGCAGTATGACCAGATGTACCCACTCACACAACCTAAATCTGTAGATAATCCAAATGCCTCTGCCTCTGCTCCTGTCCCATCCTTAAAATCAGAACCAGCAATGGAAACGGTTATGTCTCAAGTTAAAAGTCTTGAGCCCTCTCCTGCACCGTCGTTTTCAGATCCCATTACAAACGCATGTGCTCTTGCTACAGATTTATCAACAACTACTCCcacaccttcttcttctcctccattaATTCCTCAATCTCAAGAATATCCGCAACAAGAGTCACCCACCACAAGCACGGCTGCAACAGCTACTTCTCAAACAACAACCCCAGCTAAGGACACACCTCTTACCTTACAGAAAATACTTATGCTTCCTCCAGGCTTGTCTCAGCTTCCCATTGCCCAACGGCCTTTACCTAACCTTCCCCTATCCCACATTCCTTTTCCCATGGACCTACCCCTCCTTTCTCCGGTTGTGATGCAGTCTGTGGGTCTCCAGCCCCAAACTTGGTTAGACTCAAGTATGAACCCTCAGTTGGCAAAACTCTACCAATCTCAACTCAACACGGCACTTCTAGGGCAACAGCCACAACTCAGTCCTTCTCTGCTTGTCCAGCAGTCCCAGCCCAGCCCAGCTTTGCAAGGTCAGCCATCCCAGATCAATTCTACGCTGATAGGTCAACCATCCCAACACAGCCCAATCCAAACAGGACAGCAACCCCAAGTCAGCCCAACAATACATGAACATCAGGGTAAGAGAACCCGAACCCGCATCTCTGAGGAGCAGCTGACTGTCCTGAGAAAACACTTTGATATTAACAGTCTCCCCAGTGATGGAGACATGAACAAGATGTCTGGTCTGTCTGGGTTGCCTCATAAAGTTATCAAACACTGGTTTCGCAACACCTTATTCAAAGAGCGCCAGCGAGACAAGGATTCCCCTTACAATTTTAATAACCCCCCAACTATAGCCCTAGAGGAGCCCAGAAAAGTAGCACAACCCCAGCCTCTGTCACTTTCCCCATGTTTGCTGTCCCCAGCCCTTCCAGCCCATACCTCCCCACAAGCCCACACAACAGACCTCCCAAGAGGAGAGCCCAATAGGGGCCGACGCTCCTCCCGAACCCGCTTTACGGAACAACAGCTGGAGACCCTGCAGAAGGTGTTTAAGGCGACTCCCTATCCCAGAGAGGAAGAATATGATCGAATGTCTGCTTTGTTGTCCCTCCCTAATAGAGTCATTGTTGTGTGGTTCCAAAATGCAAGACAGAGAGCCCGTAAAAATCAAGAACGGGGGACTGATGATGGATCAGAGGGTAAGAACCAACATGACAACATACACAGACAGAGAACTGGCCTCTACAAGAATGATGATGAGGATAATAGCTGTGGTGATGAAGCAAAAGGTGAATCTCCAAATGAAAACTCCATGGATCTGACTTATGAGTATTACACCAACCCTGACTCACCTGTTGATCCTTGCTCCTCCTGCATGGAAAGTGAGCATACAACAGTTAATGGTGAACCACCACCTGTTACTAGAAaacaagaagacaaaacaacCTCTTCTCGGGCTAACAAGAGCCTTGATCTGGTTCAAACTCCAAATGAAATTTCAGATGTAGACATCCAATGTAAGGAAGTTGCTAAAGCCAAGAAAACCGTGTCCACTCCACCACCTGAGCCCAACCTTCAGCCAGAAATTACTCCAGAAAGACCCCgccctcactcctcctcctcgtcttcacaAAAAGATGTACCGGCCATTGCATCCACAGCTCATTCTAGCCAAGGCCATAGATGCAACCCTCCTTCTGATCCAGCTGTTGAAAAGCCTGTTGATACATCACCGAGCGTCCCTGCTGCTTCAGAGTCTGACACAAGTTACATTCGGCTGCCTGATGCCACCTCTTGTCTGTCCACGGAaacccaacaaaaaaaacaaccccaaacACAGGCTCAGTTTCAGTGCAGTCTCTGCCCAGTGTCATTACCCTCATTCCAACTTTGGCAAGAACATCAGAACAAGCACCTCCTGGCAGCTCAGTCCCAGGTCCAATTTCTACACTCTGGCTTCACAGACCGAACCATGCCTTACATGATGCTCCATCCCAACAACACCCTGATGGCTAGCCAAATGATGTCCCAAATGCACTCTAATCCCACACATTCCATGATTTCACACTTAAACAGCATACAAATGAATAACACGCTCTCTGATCACTCGAGTAACAACCTCACTAACCTCTCTCAAAGTTCCCTGACACCCATGAAGCAGAGCTCAAAGCTCATGTGGGAAACCAATTTTGAAGGCCAAAGGGGCGTTGGAGAGATTGAGGAAGAGCACCGAAGGGATAAGCGTcagagaaccaccatcacccCAGAACAGCTTGAAGTGTTGTATCAGCGCTACAGTATGGACTCCAACCCCACAAGAGGAGTGCTGGAAGGCATTGCACGCGATGTCGGCCTGACGAGACGTGTGGTTCAG GTCTGGTTTCAGAATACACGAGCCAGAGAGCGAAAAGGACAGTTCCGGTCAATGGGTCCAGGATCCAGTTTCAGTTTGGGTTTAAACCACTTGCGCTGCCCATTCTGTAGGGCTCTCTTCAAGGTAAAGAGTGCTCTTGATGCCCATATGAGGTCACGCCACTGGGCAGAGGCTGAAAGAGCAGGCTACAACTTATCGATGAGTAATGGATCCAACGGGCCAATAGGGATGGCTATGTCCTCTGTCATGGACAGACCAGGCCCGTCTATCTCCTCTAACCCCATCCCAAACAATGGCTATGTCATCCTTAACAAAGAGTTAAGTATGAAGCCACCTGTTACCTCTTTAACCACCGATCTGAACAACCCGGAAGAGGATGATGACTATGAGGAAGACGATGAGGAGTACCCATGTGAGGAGGGTTCAAGTGTGGTTGACCAAGGTTCTCCCAGTCCAGAGGGATCCGGGGGTCCGAGCTCAGATTGGGGTGATACGCTGAGTCTGCAACAGCaccaacatcagcagcagcggcaACGGACACAGATGAGCCACTACCAGGTACTCCAGCTCAGAGATTTCTACAGGAGCCACCGCACCCCCAACCGACATGATTGTGAGACACTGGGCCAGGAGCTGGGACTGCCTCACCGAGTTGTGCAG gtGTGGTTCCAGAATGCCAGAGCCAAGGAGAAGAGGGCCAGGAGCCTGAGCTCTgactctgcagagagggagcaGGCCGAGCTGTCAGCAGGGgcaggggagagagacagagcttAG